From one Brachypodium distachyon strain Bd21 chromosome 4, Brachypodium_distachyon_v3.0, whole genome shotgun sequence genomic stretch:
- the LOC104584545 gene encoding flavonoid O-methyltransferase-like protein Os11g0303600, whose amino-acid sequence MVETQQSVPPVPKATLSNEECLQAHVELWNLTYSYLKSMALDCAIKLGIPTAIYRCGCAASLPDLLATIPVPDSKKPHLPRLMRFLAAIGIVTVEAASGIYGLTPVSRLLVDDNSVQGLSSFVLSQTNKYHVTAALSLPDWFMSDEGTASVDMPFRMAHGMDPQGVMARDPKINQLLNDGPTVDTDLVMDFILTNCGEVFEGVTSLVDATGETGTAARAIAKAFPRIKCSVFDLANIIKSVPADGVVEDIIGDMMESIPPTDAVFLKYVLHDWDDNICVKILKQCNKVIPESGGKVIIVDSVVGSTNSNSKAMFEGHVLLDLLMMVVTAGKERDEQEWRKIFMDAGFSNYKTKPVLGFLSIIELYP is encoded by the exons ATGGTTGAAACCCAGCAGTCTGTGCCTCCTGTGCCCAAGGCCACACTCTCCAATGAGGAGTGTCTCCAGGCGCACGTTGAGCTTTGGAACCTCACCTACAGCTATCTCAAGTCCATGGCGCTTGACTGTGCCATCAAGCTCGGGATCCCCACCGCCATCTACCGCTGCGGCTGCGCCGCCTCGCTACCTGACCTGCTCGCCACCATCCCAGTTCCAGACAGCAAGAAGCCCCACCTCCCTCGCCTCATGAGGTTCCTCGCCGCGATAGGTATCGTTACCGTTGAGGCAGCATCTGGCATCTACGGCCTCACACCGGTGTCCCGCCTCCTCGTGGATGACAATAGCGTCCAGGGCCTCTCGTCGTTCGTGCTGTCCCAGACCAACAAGTACCACGTGACGGCGGCCCTGTCCCTCCCCGACTGGTTCATGAGCGACGAAGGCACCGCCAGTGTGGACATGCCATTCAGGATGGCACACGGCATGGACCCGCAGGGGGTCATGGCGCGTGACCCCAAGATCAACCAACTCTTAAACGACGGCCCCACGGTGGACACCGACCTGGTCATGGACTTCATCCTCACCAACTGTGGCGAGGTGTTCGAGGGGGTCACCTCGCTGGtcgacgccaccggcgagACGGGCACCGCCGCAAGGGCCATCGCCAAGGCCTTCCCACGCATCAAGTGCTCCGTGTTTGACCTTGCAAACATCATCAAATCTGTCCCGGCCGACGGCGTGGTCGAGGACATCATAGGTGACATGATGGAATCCATACCACCCACTGATGCTGTGTTCCTCAAG TATGTGCTGCATGATTGGGATGACAATATCTGCGTGAAGATCCTGAAGCAGTGCAACAAGGTGATCCCGGAATCAGGGGGCAAAGTTATCATCGTCGATAGTGTCGTCGGGTCTACTAATTCCAATTCCAAAGCCATGTTTGAAGGCCATGTCCTGCTGGATCTGCTGATGATGGTGGTGACGGCAGGGAAGGAGCGTGATGAGCAGGAGTGGCGCAAGATATTCATGGATGCAGGGTTCAGCAACTACAAGACAAAGCCCGTTCTCGGGTTTTTATCCATCATCGAGCTGTATCCTTAG